From the genome of bacterium, one region includes:
- a CDS encoding site-specific DNA-methyltransferase, with the protein MPRGRKKQSKDIKVDAYTHKGKKRRNNPHVGLVSSATDKLNGRTKYKHDPYIDPFLSWAGKAEGMSFDVQNVSLHIHERIDPKRIAKAFLKKKEQKQFQLDLFEQPDNDPPLTKAIDFYKHDQDWANRLIAGDSLLVMNSLLKKEGMAGKVQMVYIDPPYGIKYYSNFQPFVNKRSVKDGNDADIPAEPEMIQAFRDTWKLDVHSYLTHLRDRLLLSKELLNSGGSCFVQIGDENIHHVREVTDEVFGKDNFISLITVIKTGGLSSKYVSGIADYLLWYAKDAKEIKFRNIFLPKELGKEGTSQYVWFEDDKEDKRLKKEDLLRDVDLNKVFAADNLTSQGNAITNYEYQGKIFSGGWKTTNPDGLDNLASKGRLKPIGNSLMYKRFFNDFPYQQMTNVWKNLLLTGFSDAKIYVVQTATKVIERCLLMTTDPGDLVLDPTCGSGTTAYMAEQWGRRWITCDTSRVAITLAKQRLMTAKYDYFELAHPTEGIKSGFKYKTVSHITLGAIANNEIPALETLYDQPGVEKGKVRVTGPFTVEAVPCLRVRPFEGNEPKVEATKEELARIGETGKQAEWRDELKTTGIRATGGKIIKFSRLEPMVATRFLHAEGEILDSGGKNKRAYVSFGPDFGPLEQRHIEEAIKEARALKAKPDFVIFAAFHFDPEAAKDVDQINWPSVIILKAQMSVDMLTKDLRKKRSSSHSYWLIGQPDVEVNKAKDGKYKVKVHGFDYYNPITGEIESKGTKNISMWFLDTDYDERSLYPDQVFFPEGNSKRDWSRLAKALKSEVNEDSLDKFSGVEAIPFSAGENKKIAVKIVDTRGIESLVIKKLE; encoded by the coding sequence ATGCCAAGAGGACGAAAAAAGCAGAGTAAAGACATAAAAGTCGATGCGTATACTCATAAAGGTAAAAAGCGCAGGAATAATCCTCACGTTGGCCTTGTCTCAAGCGCGACAGATAAATTAAACGGCCGGACGAAATACAAGCATGATCCGTATATCGACCCATTTCTTAGTTGGGCAGGAAAAGCCGAAGGAATGAGTTTTGATGTTCAAAATGTCAGCTTGCATATCCATGAGCGTATTGACCCGAAGCGCATCGCCAAAGCTTTCCTAAAGAAAAAAGAGCAGAAGCAATTTCAGCTCGATCTATTCGAACAGCCGGACAATGACCCGCCGCTTACTAAAGCCATTGATTTTTATAAGCACGATCAGGACTGGGCAAATCGCCTTATTGCCGGTGATTCACTTCTGGTAATGAATTCACTGCTTAAGAAAGAAGGTATGGCCGGTAAAGTGCAAATGGTTTATATCGATCCGCCGTATGGCATTAAATATTATTCTAACTTTCAGCCTTTTGTTAATAAGCGCAGTGTTAAGGATGGTAATGATGCGGATATTCCTGCTGAACCTGAAATGATACAAGCCTTCCGCGATACTTGGAAGCTTGACGTACATAGTTACTTAACACATTTACGGGATCGACTCTTGTTGTCGAAGGAATTGCTAAACAGTGGAGGCAGTTGTTTTGTTCAGATTGGAGATGAAAATATACATCATGTTCGAGAAGTGACAGACGAAGTGTTTGGAAAAGATAATTTTATAAGTTTGATAACTGTTATTAAAACAGGTGGCTTGAGTAGTAAGTATGTTAGCGGGATAGCAGATTATTTGCTTTGGTATGCAAAAGATGCGAAAGAAATTAAATTTAGAAATATTTTCCTCCCCAAAGAATTAGGAAAGGAAGGCACATCTCAATATGTCTGGTTCGAAGATGATAAAGAAGATAAGAGACTAAAAAAAGAAGACTTGTTACGTGATGTTGATTTAAATAAGGTTTTTGCCGCAGACAATTTAACATCGCAGGGCAATGCAATAACAAACTATGAATATCAAGGAAAGATTTTTTCTGGTGGATGGAAAACTACCAATCCTGATGGACTTGATAACTTAGCAAGCAAGGGGCGCCTTAAGCCTATTGGTAATTCCCTAATGTATAAGAGATTTTTTAATGATTTTCCATATCAACAAATGACTAATGTTTGGAAGAATCTTTTACTTACTGGTTTTTCTGATGCAAAAATTTACGTTGTTCAAACTGCGACAAAAGTGATTGAAAGATGCCTTCTAATGACCACAGATCCTGGCGACTTGGTTCTTGATCCGACTTGTGGTTCAGGAACGACAGCTTACATGGCTGAACAATGGGGACGTCGGTGGATTACATGCGATACTTCGCGCGTAGCAATTACTCTTGCCAAGCAAAGATTAATGACAGCCAAATATGACTATTTTGAACTTGCACATCCTACTGAAGGTATAAAAAGTGGTTTTAAGTATAAAACTGTTTCGCATATTACACTTGGTGCAATTGCCAATAATGAGATACCTGCATTGGAAACTCTTTATGATCAGCCAGGTGTGGAAAAAGGTAAAGTGCGTGTAACAGGTCCTTTTACAGTTGAAGCAGTGCCATGCCTACGCGTAAGACCTTTTGAGGGTAACGAGCCAAAGGTTGAAGCCACAAAGGAAGAATTGGCACGAATTGGCGAAACAGGCAAGCAGGCTGAATGGCGTGACGAATTAAAAACCACCGGTATTCGCGCGACTGGCGGCAAAATCATCAAGTTTTCGCGTCTTGAACCGATGGTGGCTACAAGATTTTTGCACGCTGAAGGTGAAATTCTTGATTCTGGCGGAAAGAATAAACGTGCATATGTCAGCTTTGGTCCGGACTTTGGCCCGCTTGAGCAAAGGCACATTGAAGAAGCGATCAAAGAAGCGAGAGCTCTTAAAGCGAAGCCGGATTTTGTGATTTTTGCGGCATTTCATTTTGACCCTGAAGCGGCCAAAGACGTTGACCAGATTAATTGGCCCAGCGTGATCATTCTTAAAGCTCAAATGAGTGTAGATATGTTGACTAAAGATCTGCGTAAGAAGCGTTCTTCCAGCCATAGTTATTGGCTTATCGGCCAGCCTGATGTCGAGGTTAACAAGGCCAAGGACGGGAAATACAAAGTCAAAGTCCATGGGTTCGATTATTACAACCCTATTACAGGTGAGATTGAATCTAAGGGCACAAAAAATATCTCGATGTGGTTCTTAGATACCGACTACGATGAGAGAAGTTTATATCCAGATCAAGTGTTTTTCCCTGAAGGAAATTCTAAGCGGGATTGGTCGCGGCTTGCTAAAGCTTTGAAAAGTGAGGTTAACGAAGATTCACTTGATAAATTCTCCGGGGTTGAGGCTATTCCATTTTCTGCTGGAGAAAATAAAAAGATCGCAGTTAAAATTGTAGATACTCGCGGCATCGAATCGCTGGTAATTAAAAAGCTGGAGTGA
- a CDS encoding DUF2924 domain-containing protein, with amino-acid sequence MRDNAMVQIMALKEAPLDALQKKYSELYGKDALSNNRTYLWRRIAYRLQELEYGGLSKKAQKRLKELIELYDPINNRTLRSKSIKKRPDFRDERLPIPGTVIVKNYKGQKLEVKVLEKGFEYSNKIYKTLTALAQEITGSHWSGYEFFNI; translated from the coding sequence ATGCGAGATAATGCGATGGTTCAAATAATGGCGCTTAAGGAAGCGCCGCTTGATGCGCTTCAGAAAAAATACAGCGAGCTTTATGGCAAAGATGCGCTTTCGAATAACAGGACTTACCTTTGGCGCAGGATTGCTTACAGGCTCCAGGAGCTTGAATATGGTGGGTTATCCAAGAAGGCTCAAAAACGGCTCAAGGAGCTTATAGAGTTATATGATCCTATTAACAATAGGACATTACGGTCAAAGTCTATCAAGAAAAGGCCTGATTTCAGGGATGAAAGGCTGCCTATCCCAGGAACAGTCATCGTGAAAAATTACAAGGGCCAAAAGCTGGAGGTTAAAGTCCTGGAAAAAGGCTTTGAATATAGTAATAAGATATATAAGACTCTTACTGCTCTGGCGCAGGAAATAACTGGATCACACTGGAGCGGGTATGAGTTCTTTAATATTTAA
- a CDS encoding recombinase family protein, which yields MKNEVKDLVRCAIYTRKSVAEGSEQDFTSLDAQRDSSESYIASQKGQGWVALKEKYDDFGYSGATMERPALEKLIADIKAKKFDCVVVYKVDRLSRSLLDFAKLLQLFEDHNVTFVSVTQHFNTNNSMGRLTLNILLSFAQFEREIISERTRDKMGAARMRGKWMGGRPPLGYDLDKENHKLVINPKEAKIIREVFDLYIQKRSILEVTRILTEKGYRTKTYLRKGMLSGGIKLKKTTIQLMLKNAVYIGKVDYHGKIYEGEHKAIIDEESFQKAKEIRDYNNRNRDAIIRAKTPKGSGLLSRMVKCKACGCSMLHTYAKKRNNKYLFYLCSSANKRGYATCPTKTVNARRLEHAVVDYLRKICPDFDIPQDEWNQTPMVKQRAILETMIKEVDCTIDTLGITLLKDPKRHEFKVNLKQIIVPPPPPKEDTIKKEPPLRQNLILAHQIQNLIDRGEAKDLKQVARWLNMDLPRIYQIMSFLLLTPKIQEEILFSENVGISKIPEYKIYKLIMEVDWKKQKEMWKNTLDNSTGHSTCCAVKNKAFSKAVKKS from the coding sequence ATGAAAAATGAGGTTAAAGATTTAGTCAGGTGCGCTATTTATACACGTAAGTCTGTGGCCGAAGGCTCAGAGCAGGATTTTACATCATTGGATGCTCAAAGAGATTCCTCTGAAAGCTACATAGCCAGCCAGAAAGGCCAGGGATGGGTCGCTCTTAAAGAAAAATACGATGATTTTGGCTATAGCGGCGCCACGATGGAACGGCCAGCCCTGGAAAAGCTCATAGCTGATATAAAAGCTAAGAAGTTTGACTGCGTGGTGGTCTATAAAGTAGACAGATTATCGCGATCTCTCTTAGATTTTGCCAAATTGCTCCAGTTATTCGAAGATCATAATGTCACCTTCGTATCTGTAACCCAGCATTTTAATACGAATAACTCCATGGGAAGGCTTACACTTAACATCCTCCTCTCCTTTGCCCAGTTCGAACGGGAGATAATAAGCGAAAGGACGCGCGATAAAATGGGTGCTGCGCGCATGAGGGGCAAATGGATGGGCGGCAGGCCACCTTTGGGATATGATCTTGATAAGGAAAACCATAAGCTTGTTATTAATCCAAAAGAGGCCAAGATAATCAGAGAAGTATTCGATCTTTATATCCAGAAGCGCTCTATTCTGGAAGTAACGCGGATACTTACTGAGAAAGGCTATAGGACCAAGACTTACTTAAGAAAAGGCATGTTGTCTGGCGGGATCAAGCTTAAGAAGACAACTATCCAGCTTATGCTTAAAAATGCAGTCTATATTGGTAAGGTTGATTATCATGGCAAGATCTATGAAGGTGAGCATAAGGCCATCATAGATGAGGAAAGCTTTCAAAAGGCCAAAGAAATCCGCGATTATAACAACAGGAATCGAGATGCCATCATTAGAGCAAAGACTCCCAAAGGATCCGGCCTTTTAAGCCGTATGGTGAAATGTAAGGCCTGTGGATGCTCAATGCTTCATACTTATGCAAAAAAGAGAAACAATAAATACCTATTTTATCTCTGTTCAAGCGCCAATAAAAGAGGCTATGCCACATGCCCTACCAAGACAGTAAACGCGCGTAGATTGGAACACGCTGTAGTTGATTATTTAAGAAAAATATGCCCTGATTTCGATATACCGCAGGATGAATGGAATCAGACTCCAATGGTAAAGCAAAGAGCTATATTGGAAACGATGATCAAAGAAGTGGACTGCACTATTGATACCTTAGGCATTACCCTGCTTAAAGATCCCAAAAGGCATGAATTCAAAGTGAACCTGAAACAGATAATAGTGCCTCCTCCGCCGCCTAAAGAGGATACCATTAAAAAGGAACCACCTCTGCGCCAGAATTTGATCCTGGCGCATCAAATACAGAATCTTATAGATAGAGGCGAAGCAAAAGATTTAAAACAGGTGGCACGATGGCTTAATATGGATCTTCCGAGGATATATCAGATAATGAGTTTCCTACTGTTAACGCCAAAGATACAAGAAGAAATACTTTTTTCTGAAAACGTGGGAATATCCAAAATACCAGAATATAAAATTTACAAATTGATTATGGAAGTTGATTGGAAAAAACAGAAAGAAATGTGGAAAAACACACTTGATAATAGTACTGGTCACTCTACCTGTTGTGCTGTTAAGAATAAAGCTTTTTCCAAAGCAGTAAAGAAATCTTGA